Proteins co-encoded in one Pseudomonas fluorescens genomic window:
- a CDS encoding aspartate aminotransferase family protein: MSVEHAAVQRADFDQVMVPNYAPAAFIPVRGAGSRVWDQAGRELIDFAGGIAVNVLGHAHPALVGALTEQANKLWHVSNVFTNEPALRLAHKLIDATFAERVFFCNSGAEANEAAFKLARRVAFDRFGTEKYEIIAALNSFHGRTLFTVNVGGQSKYSDGFGPKITGITHVPYNDLAALKAAVSDKTCAVVLEPIQGEGGVLPAELAYLQGARELCDANNALLVFDEVQTGMGRTGNLFAYQHFGVVPDILTSAKSLGGGFPIAAMLTTEALAKHLVVGTHGTTYGGNPLACAVAEAVIDVINTPEVLNGVNAKHDKFKTRLQQIGEKYGLFTQVRGLGLLIGCVLSDAWKGKAKDIFNAAEQEGLMILQAGPDVIRFAPSLVVEDADIDAGLDRFERAAAKLTQA, encoded by the coding sequence ATGTCCGTTGAGCACGCTGCGGTACAACGCGCCGATTTCGACCAGGTTATGGTTCCCAACTACGCGCCTGCCGCTTTCATTCCGGTGCGTGGCGCCGGTTCCCGTGTCTGGGATCAGGCCGGCCGCGAGCTGATCGACTTCGCCGGCGGCATCGCCGTCAACGTATTGGGCCATGCGCACCCGGCGCTGGTCGGTGCCTTGACCGAGCAAGCGAACAAGCTGTGGCACGTGTCCAACGTGTTCACCAACGAGCCGGCCCTGCGCCTGGCGCACAAGCTGATCGACGCCACCTTTGCCGAGCGCGTGTTCTTCTGCAACTCCGGCGCCGAAGCCAACGAGGCCGCTTTCAAGCTGGCCCGTCGCGTCGCGTTCGATCGCTTCGGCACCGAGAAGTACGAAATCATCGCCGCGCTCAACAGCTTCCACGGCCGCACCCTGTTCACCGTGAACGTCGGTGGCCAGTCGAAGTACTCCGACGGTTTCGGTCCGAAAATCACTGGCATCACCCACGTGCCGTACAACGATCTGGCGGCGCTGAAAGCCGCTGTTTCCGACAAGACCTGCGCGGTCGTTCTGGAACCTATCCAGGGTGAGGGCGGCGTGCTGCCGGCCGAGCTGGCTTACCTGCAAGGCGCCCGTGAACTGTGCGACGCGAACAACGCGTTGCTGGTGTTCGACGAAGTGCAGACTGGCATGGGCCGTACCGGCAACCTGTTCGCCTACCAGCATTTCGGTGTGGTTCCGGACATCCTGACCAGCGCCAAGAGCCTGGGTGGCGGTTTCCCGATCGCCGCGATGCTGACCACCGAAGCACTGGCCAAGCATCTGGTCGTCGGCACTCACGGCACCACTTACGGCGGCAACCCGCTGGCGTGCGCCGTGGCTGAAGCGGTGATCGACGTGATCAACACCCCTGAGGTGCTGAACGGCGTCAACGCCAAGCACGACAAGTTCAAGACCCGCCTGCAACAGATCGGCGAGAAGTACGGCCTGTTCACCCAGGTGCGTGGTCTCGGTCTGCTGATCGGTTGCGTGCTGAGCGACGCCTGGAAAGGCAAGGCCAAGGACATCTTCAACGCCGCTGAACAAGAAGGCCTGATGATTCTGCAGGCCGGCCCGGATGTGATCCGTTTCGCCCCGAGCCTGGTGGTTGAAGACGCGGACATCGACGCCGGTCTGGACCGCTTTGAACGTGCTGCCGCGAAACTGACGCAAGCCTGA